One part of the Vicia villosa cultivar HV-30 ecotype Madison, WI linkage group LG6, Vvil1.0, whole genome shotgun sequence genome encodes these proteins:
- the LOC131608732 gene encoding uncharacterized protein LOC131608732, whose product MARWWWKTAAIVAIAALLLRSYGGELIGVGWDKESLLKWMSDLSDKLGIWAIPLYISVHTISIALCLPSAIFLETGASLLFGFLTSVVCVFSAKILAASLSFSIGRLIFRNSTSAMDWAQRNKYFKILSNGVARDGWKFVLLARFSPVPSYIINYTLAATEVRFFLDFLLPTVVGCLPMILQNTSIGSLAGAAVATASGSKKSQFWSYFFPIVGILSSVLISLRIKKYSSQISVTEISSDKDNTAESK is encoded by the exons atGGCGCGGTGGTGGTGGAAAACGGCGGCGATAGTCGCAATCGCCGCCTTATTATTAAGATCATACGGCGGCGAACTCATCGGAGTTGGTTGGGACAAAGAATCATTGCTGAAATGGATGAGTGATTTATCTGACAAATTAGGGATTTGGGCGATTCCTCTTTACATCTCCGTTCACACAATCTCCATCGCTCTTTGTTTACCTTCCGCCATTTTTCTCGAAACCGGTGCTTCTCTTCTCTTCGGATTCTTAACGTCTGTTGTTTGTGTTTTCTCTGCGAAGATCCTTGCGGCTTCTCTTTCGTTCTCGATTGGCAG GTTAATATTCAGGAATTCAACTTCAGCAATGGACTGGGCTCAAagaaacaaatacttcaaaatcCTCTCAAACGGAGTTGCGCGAGACGGTTGGAAGTTTGTTCTTCTTGCCCGATTCTCACCCGTGCCATCCTATATTATTAACTATACCTTAGCTGCAACCGAAGTTAGATTCTTTTTGGATTTTCTTCTCCCTACCGTTGTCGGATGCCTCCCCATGATCTTGCAGAATACTTCTATCGGAAGCCTCGCCGGTGCAGCTGTTGCAACCGCATCCGGCTCTAAGAAATCTCAATTTTGGTCTTACTTTTTCCCCATAGTTGGTATTTTATCTAGTGTACTTATATCTCTGAGAATTAAGAAGTATTCATCTCAAATTTCAGTAACCGAAATCTCATCCGACAAAGATAACACCGCAGAATCAAAATAG